Below is a window of Halolamina sp. CBA1230 DNA.
GGACCACGCCGTCGACGACGACGCGGGCGTTTGACTCCTTCATCGACGGTCGGCGCGGCACGTCGACGATCACCTCGGACTCGTCGACGCCCGCGCGCTCCGCGATATCGCGTTCCGCGGCGCGTTCGTCGTCGTGGCTCAGTTCCAGCAGGTGGGCGGGCGTGTCCGAGAGGCCGGCCCACACCGTCCGCTTGTACAGGTCGCGGCGCTCGACCCGGCCGCCGAGGTCGGGGACGTGCTCACACAGCGCCACCAGCAGGTCGTGATCGGCCATCCGCGCGAACGCGTCGATCCCCACGTCGTTCTCCCCGTCGAGCAGGCGTTCGGCGGCGCGTTCGAGCATCGAGCCAGCGATCCGGGAGACGTGGTGGCGGTAGACGATCCCGTTCATCAGCCCGCGGGCGAGCAGCAGCGACTCCGCAGTGCGGACGTTCCCCGCCGCGAGCACGAGTTCGCCGTCGCGGTAGCGCAGCGAGCGAACGAGCCGCCCGTGGTCGATGGAGCCGTAGGGAACGCCCGTGTGGTGGGCGTCGCGGACGAGGTAGTCCATCCGGTCGACGTCGAGTTCCCCGGAGACGAGCTGGCCGAGTTCACCCTCGCCGCGGACCAGCGCGGCGACGCGGTCCGGCGAGAGGTCGTGACCCCTGAGCACGTCGGCGATCCCGGTGTCCGCGATCACGTCGCCGATCTCGTCGTGGTGCCGGCCCGCGCGGCGCATGATCACCTCCTCGGTCTGGTGGCCGTACGGGCCGTGGCCCACGTCGTGCAGCAACGCCGCGGCGCGGACGTGATCCGCGCGTTCGCCGTCGACGCGCAGGTGGGTGAGCGCCTGCTCGGCGAGGTGGTAGACGCCCAGCGAGTGCTCGAAGCGCGTGTGCGAGGCTGAGGGGTAGACGAGCCGGATCGTCGAGAGCTGCTTGATGTGCCGGAGCCGCTGGAAGGCGGGCGTGTCCAGCAGGTCCGCCGCGACCGGGGAGAGGGTGATCCAGTCGTGGACGGAGTCCTTGATCGCGTTCATGTTCCGATTCGCGGCGGGGAGGCCAAAAAACCGCCCCGGTTCGGGCGTGTGGGCGCGTTCTACTCCTCCCAGAGGAAACTGCCTCTTCTCTCGTCTTCTCGGTTGCCGTCAGTGGTGGCCGATCAATGAAGATTCCTGAACTATTTTTCAGTAGTTATAACTTTGCTAGATATATGTTCGAGCTCTCCGATCGGCCCATGATACACCGCAACTGCAAACTTCTCTGGTAAATTTGGGAAGTGGGTTACGTTAGTGTATGAGTATAAGTGGGATTCGGTCCCGTCTGTACTGGTCGGACGGATGTGAATACTTAGTTCCGGAGTATCGCGGCTACCCAGACCAGCTGTCGGCTTCACAGATTCAATAACTCCATCCACTTCTATCACCCCGTCTACGATAACTTCACTTTCAGATTCGTTAAACTGTATATCTACTTCTTCGGGGGAAGAGCCATCGTATTTACTGATAGAGGAAATCGTCGTTTGGGCGTTTCCCGGCTTCGTAGAATAATTTCCAACCGATACCAAAAGTCCACCACCAACTACCCCGCTGGTAGCGAGAAGCGCTAGCAGTTTTCGTTTACTTATTCCTGTTTCCATACTGTTGCGCAAACTCCGATATATTCCTTATTGGATTACTAGATAGAAATAAGTTTATTATTCGAGAATACGAGGCCACTCCCGCGATGCCCCTTCCGTCATCAACACAGGCAGTGGATTCAGCCCCCCGAGAACAGTTTCCGCAACCCGAGAGACGGTCAGTATGACGAACCCCCGCACCGCGATCGCCCTCGCGACCCCTCCTTGTCCTCGCTGGCTGTCGAGGGGGTGTCTACGTCGTGGTCGACACGGAAGCCCTCGGAGCAGTGGCGCCGACGGCGCAACGACTTTTTCCCTGCCACTGCGACTCCGAGCATGGTCACGTTCCTCGCCGGGGGCACCGGCACCCCCAAGCTACTCTCGGGCGACGATCTCGTCTTCGCCCGCGACTCCGTCACCGTCGTCGGCAACACCGGCGACGACGTCGAACTCGGCGGCCTACTCGTCTCGCCGGATCTCGACACCGTGCTGTTCGACGGCGGCGGCGTGCTCGACCGCGAGACGTGGTGGGGGATCGCCGACGACACCCACGAGACGAACGAGGAACTGTTCCGCCTCGCCGACGCCGCCGGCCTCGACGGCGGCCCGCGCTACCTCCCCGACGACGCCCAGACCGAGGGAAGGGAGATCGCGCGCTGGCGGCGCTTCTCCGGGATCGCGGAGTTCATGACGATCGGCGACCGCGACCGCGCGGTCCACATCACCCGGACCTCGCTGCTCGACGAAGGCCTCACCCTGACCGAGGCGACGTGGACGCTCGCCGACGCGTTCGACCTCGAGATCGACCTGCTGCCGATGAGCGACGACCCCGTCGCCAGCATCGTCCACACGCCCGACGGCGAGATGCACTTCCAGGAGTACTGGGTCGCGAGACGCGCTGAACCCACTGTCGAGGACGTGGAGTTCCGCGGCGCGAACAGGGCCGAACCGACTCCCGAGGTCGAAGCCGCCCTGACCGATCCCGTCGTGATCGGCCCCTCGAACCCCGTCACCTCCGTCGGCCCGATCCGGGCGCTGCCGGGGGTCGACCGCGCGCTCGCGGAGACGCCGGTCGTCGCCGTCTCGCCGTTCTGCGAGGACGAGGCGTTCTCCGGCCCCGTCGCGGATCTGATGGCCGGCACCGGCCGCGAACCCTCGACCGCCGGCGTCGCCGAGACGTACGCGTTCGCGGACGCGTTCGTGCTCGACGCGGCGGACGGCACCGACCTCGATCGCCCGGTCGTCCGCACCGACACGGGGATCGACGATCCCGCGGACGCCGAACGCGTCGCCCGGGCCTGCGCGCTCGCGCTGGCTGCCGTCGGCGCGTCAGCGGCGGATCTCGACCTGACCGTCGACGATCCCGCCGAACTGGACGGCGACGACATCGACACGAGCGGTCTGCCCGCAGTCGAAGGTGAGCCGTGATGTTCGACCCGAGACTTGCCCTCGCGTCGCTCTCCGGCGAGGCCGACGCCGAGTGGGCCGCCAGCGGCGCCGAGTGGGCTGGCGCGGCGTTCCTCGGCGGGCTCTGTCTGGACGAACCCACCCGCGAGGCGGCGCGGGAGATGGTCGCCGACAGGGATCGGGAGGAGTTCCTGCCCGACGATCCGATCGTGTTCGTCGCCGACGAGCTGGCGGC
It encodes the following:
- a CDS encoding HD domain-containing protein, whose protein sequence is MNAIKDSVHDWITLSPVAADLLDTPAFQRLRHIKQLSTIRLVYPSASHTRFEHSLGVYHLAEQALTHLRVDGERADHVRAAALLHDVGHGPYGHQTEEVIMRRAGRHHDEIGDVIADTGIADVLRGHDLSPDRVAALVRGEGELGQLVSGELDVDRMDYLVRDAHHTGVPYGSIDHGRLVRSLRYRDGELVLAAGNVRTAESLLLARGLMNGIVYRHHVSRIAGSMLERAAERLLDGENDVGIDAFARMADHDLLVALCEHVPDLGGRVERRDLYKRTVWAGLSDTPAHLLELSHDDERAAERDIAERAGVDESEVIVDVPRRPSMKESNARVVVDGVVQRLEEASGLVSAIRQTQRDGWRLGVYAPERERDSVADAAVDVLGLPERVQR
- the cofD gene encoding 2-phospho-L-lactate transferase; the encoded protein is MVTFLAGGTGTPKLLSGDDLVFARDSVTVVGNTGDDVELGGLLVSPDLDTVLFDGGGVLDRETWWGIADDTHETNEELFRLADAAGLDGGPRYLPDDAQTEGREIARWRRFSGIAEFMTIGDRDRAVHITRTSLLDEGLTLTEATWTLADAFDLEIDLLPMSDDPVASIVHTPDGEMHFQEYWVARRAEPTVEDVEFRGANRAEPTPEVEAALTDPVVIGPSNPVTSVGPIRALPGVDRALAETPVVAVSPFCEDEAFSGPVADLMAGTGREPSTAGVAETYAFADAFVLDAADGTDLDRPVVRTDTGIDDPADAERVARACALALAAVGASAADLDLTVDDPAELDGDDIDTSGLPAVEGEP